From the genome of Spinacia oleracea cultivar Varoflay chromosome 2, BTI_SOV_V1, whole genome shotgun sequence, one region includes:
- the LOC110797918 gene encoding thaumatin-like protein 1b, with protein sequence MTNMTNFLALMMLISFMFLISGTTSTQFIFKNNCPHFVWPGILTGSGPPLPSTGFSLRPGASFTLGALPSWSGRIWARTRCSQNAATHRFVCHTADCASGQVSCNGAGAIPPASLVEFTLNGNANLDFYDVSLVDGYNLPISVVPTNGGCRRTGCPVDINRSCPPELQVKRRRGGVIACKSACLAFNRPEFCCTGANGTPQTCPPTRYSNLFKDLCPQAYSYAYDDKTSTFTCPSGSSDYIITFCP encoded by the exons ATGACCAACATGACCAACTTTTTGGCTTTGATGATGCTCATTTCATTTATGTTCCTCATTTCTG GAACAACCTCAAcacaatttatattcaaaaACAATTGCCCCCATTTCGTATGGCCAGGGATCTTAACCGGCAGCGGGCCTCCGTTACCATCTACCGGGTTCTCTTTGAGGCCCGGTGCTTCCTTCACTTTGGGTGCCCTCCCTTCTTGGTCGGGTCGCATTTGGGCTCGCACACGTTGCTCTCAAAATGCTGCCACACATAGGTTTGTTTGTCACACCGCGGATTGTGCATCAG GCCAGGTATCTTGCAATGGAGCAGGGGCAATCCCTCCGGCCAGTCTAGTAGAATTCACCCTAAACGGGAACGCAAATTTAGATTTCTACGACGTAAGCCTAGTTGACGGATATAATCTTCCGATATCAGTGGTACCAACAAACGGCGGTTGTAGGCGAACAGGTTGCCCCGTCGATATAAACAGATCATGTCCACCAGAGTTGCAAGTTAAACGTCGTAGGGGTGGTGTAATTGCATGCAAGAGTGCATGCTTAGCCTTCAATAGGCCAGAGTTTTGTTGCACAGGAGCAAATGGTACGCCACAAACTTGCCCACCAACGAGATATTCCAACTTATTTAAGGATCTTTGTCCTCAAGCTTATAGTTATGCTTATGATGATAAGACTAGCACTTTTACATGTCCTAGTGGTTCAAGTGATTATATTATCACCTTTTGCCCTTAG